A stretch of Lathyrus oleraceus cultivar Zhongwan6 chromosome 6, CAAS_Psat_ZW6_1.0, whole genome shotgun sequence DNA encodes these proteins:
- the LOC127096027 gene encoding uncharacterized protein LOC127096027, which yields MKPGTYIPLGRLISDFLIENGLVDHLIRHNLMEDVIVDTRRPLNAQNLKSMGVIEQVRAKPTLDTSWEPLKDHRKIPNGLYLFSKIDPPEVVALYLKDLASQWVDISEFSMDWLPKHPPNFMKRMREPSEKSKKDKKAKLGDASGSRHPVPLDDSPSKSLPPSRSVKLKPIAYSLSQTTPIYTQSETPPSTTRTSNPPSLKFNLATTTLPVSEAEMLNETTSPSSSSPSSPPYYILSSYNEPSDPQSPTLAQLQAHALASQQPAQPEPEREVTSPPFEQQNPPPSEQPQTPPPEQPAPSPSKYQPSPSPAQTTPLPSDIPPLPTSEDIITPPNPVDTYPIPPSSPSSNPESETTFPTLEEAITLFAESSVEKIKDTGVRLQARLVREAEEKARKETEERSLLEEEQRIKEAKEKAVVEAAAAAAEAEAKAKAEAEEATHITAKEAAKASANALNQGEQSNYGFSPLVLKTREELQKEQ from the exons ATGAAGCCCGGAACCTACATTCCTCTAGGAAGACTTATCTCGGATTTTCTGATTGAGAATGGATTGGTGGATCACCTGATCCGACACAATCTGATGGAGGATGTCATTGTTGACACTAGAAGACCTCTGAATGCTCAGAATCTAAAGAGTATGGGGGTGATTGAGCAAGTCAGAGCTAAACCAACTCTAGACACTTCCTGGGAACCACTCAAGGATCATAGGAAGATTCCCAACGGTCTCTATCTTTTCTCAAAGATTGACCCTCCAGAAGTAGTGGCTCTCTATCTGAAAGACCTTGCAAGCCAATGGGTGGATATTTCTGAGTTCTCCATGGACTGGCTGCCTAagcatccaccaaacttcatgaagaggatgcgagagccTTCTGAAAAGTCAAAGAAGGACAAAAAGGCTAAATTGGGAGATGCTTCTGGGTCAAGACATCCAGTCCCTCTGGATGATTCTCCAAGTAAGTCTCTGCCTCCCTCTCGCTCTGTTAAATTAAAGCCTATTGCTTATTCTCTTTCCCAAACCACTCCCATCTACACCCAATCAGAAACACCTCCCTCCACCACCAGAACTTCTAACCCACCATCTCTCAAATTTAATCTCGCAACCACTACCCTACCCGTTTCTGAAGCAGAAATGTtgaatgaaaccacctcaccATCATCTTCCTCACCTTCATCCCCACCATACTACATTCTCTCATCATACAACGAACCCTCTGACCCCCAATCCCCCACTCTAGCTCAACTTCAGGCACATGCTCTGGCCTCACAACAGCCAGCACAACCTGAACCTGAACGTGAAGTCACCTCTCCACCCTTTGAACAACAAAATCCACCTCCATCTGAACAACCACAAACACCACCTCCTGAACAACCAGCACCTTCACCCTCTAAATATCAACCTAGTCCATCACCTGCACAAACGACACCACTTCCCTCTGATATTCCCCCACTACCAACCTCTGAAGACATCATCACTCCTCCAAATCCCGTTGACACCTACCCAATTCCACCATCCTCCCCATCCTCTAACCCTGAATCGGAAACAACCTTCCCCACATTAGAAGAAGCAATAACTTTATTTGCAGAGTCTTCAGtggagaagatcaa agatACTGGAGTAAGGCTACAGGCTCGCTTGGTCAGAGAGGCTGAGGAAAAGGCCAGGAAGGAAACAGAAGAGAGATCTCTCTTGGAAGAAGAGCAACGAATCAAAGAAGCTAAAGAGAAGGCTGTTGTTGAAGCTGCTGCTGCTGCGGCTGAAGCTGAGGCAAAAGCAAAAGCCGAAGCTGAAGAGGCAACACACATTACTGCAAAGGAAGCTGCAAAGGCCAGTGCTAATGCTCTGAATCAGGGGGAGCAATCTAACTATGGTTTTTCCCCTTTAGTCTTGAAAACTCGGGAAGAACTGCAAAAAGAACAATAA